Genomic segment of Nitrospirota bacterium:
CAGTTTATATAAGGCTCTCAATATTGTCACAGCTGGGTGCTCAGGGCCGTAATCCAATTATTAAAAAAATAAGTTATTTGGCGAAACATACGATATATAAGACATGTATCTGATATCAGCTAATTCCACATTAATTACAGGAGCAATCTTTTCAATCCCGTTAATGGTCTGCTTTATTAAGAGGCTGTTCGCTAAAGAAGTTACTTTATTAATCCAATGCAGGAAAGAAACGAAGAAGTTTTTAGTCTTAGAAAGTCGAGAGTGGATATTATAGTGTCAAATTATAGAGTCCGGGACATCCGCATAACATTTGCTTTCTTCTCTTTCATTCTTATCGTTACCTCATTTAGACACTACCCCTCCCTCTTAAGCTACATCTTCTTCATATTAGCCTTCATCCTCATATTCTTTCTGACATTTGTCCCGTTAAGCCTGAGCCCTCTATTCGAAAGGTGGCTTAAGATTACTCGTGTCATCGCAAAGTTTAACACAAAGGTTTTATTATTCATAAGCTTTGTTGTAATTTTTTTACCGACCGGACTGGTAAGGAGACTTTCCGGCAAGGATGCCATGCAAAGAGATATTAGGGCAGGAAGTTACTGGGAGCATTGTGACAACGACGGCTTAAAAGATAAAAGCCGCTATGAAAAACAATTTTAATCAAAAAGGAGATGAGCCATGGAAATGATCATAGAATTATGGGACTTTATGAAGGTCAGGAAAAAAATCTGGTTAGGAACAATTATTATTGTTTTCCTGTTATTAGGGGCATTCATCCTCTTCTCTGAAACCAGTGTTATCGCGCCATTAATCTATACTGTATTTTAAAGGGGCTCTATGTATATACTTGGTATCAGCGCCTATTATCATGATTCTGCGGCTGTGTTGCTTCAGGATGGAATAATTGAAGCGGCCGCTCAGGAGGAACGGTTTACCCGTAAAAAACATGATCATGAGTTTCCTCATAAAGCCGTCCAATATTGCCTGAGTGAGGCCGGGATCAGTATGGATCAGGTTGAACATGTAGTATTTTACGATAAACCGCTTACTAAATTTGACAGGATGTTAGAAACGTACTTCAGCTTTATTCCCCAGGGCTGGCAGAGTTTCAGTGCGGCAATGCCAGTATGGTTAAAACAAAAACTTCACCTGCGCAAGATAATAAAGAAAGAACTGAAATGGGAAGGAAAACTCTTGTTTACAGAACATCATGAGGCGCATGCCGCCAGTGCGTTCTTTCCAAGCCCATTTAAAGAAGGGGCTCTGATCTGCTTTGACGGGGTTGGGGAGTGGGCTACAACGTCATGGGGAGTTGGAAAAGGCAACAGGGTGGAATTGAAGCAGGAAATCAAATTCCCCCATTCCATTGGATTGCTTTATTCTGCGTTTACCTATTATACCGGTTTTAAGGTTAATTCCGGTGAATACAAGGTTATGGGGCTCGCCCCGTATGGCGATCCCAAGTATGTTGATCTTATTCTGGATGAGCTTATAGACCTTAAAGAAGATGGTAGTTTCAGACTTAAGATGGAGTATTTTAATTACTGCCAGGGACTTACCATGACCAATAGTAACTTCGATAGACTCTTTGGCGGGCCGCCAAGAAAGCAGGAATCGAAACTTACACAGAGGGAGATGGACATTGCCGCCTCCATCCAGAAGGTTACTGAAGAGGTCATGCTGAGGATAGGCATGCATGTATATAAGGAAACGGGAATGAAAAACCTCTGTTTAGCCGGAGGAGTTGCTTTAAACTGCGTTGGTAACGGCAGGCTTTTGCGGGAAGGGCCGTTTGAACATATCTGGATACAGCCAGCTGCAGGTGATGCAGGCGGTGCATTGGGTGCGGCATTGACCATATGGTACCACTATCTTGACAGTCCAAGAGCATCGAATGGATGTTCAGACAGCCAGTATGGAAGCTACCTGGGCCCGAAATATTCAATGGATGAGGTAAAGGATTTTCTGGTTAATAACAGCTATCCTTATAAGGAGTTAAGTGATAAAGCGCTTTATGAGGAGGTTGTAAACCGTCTTGAAGAGGGGAAAGTGATCGGATGGTTTGAGGGAAGAATGGAGTTTGGGCCGCGGGCACTTGGGGCGAGGTCTATCATCGGTGATGCACGAAATCCTGAAATGCAGAAGAAAATGAATCTTAAAATCAAGTACAGGGAGTCTTTTCGTCCTTTTGCGCCATCGGTTCTTCTTGAACATGTATCTGAATGGTTTGATTTTGAGGGTGAAAGTCCCTACATGCTAATGGTGGCCTCTGTAAAAGAGGACAAAAGAATTCCAATGACAGAAGCACAAATGAAATTATTCGGAATAGAGAAACTTAACGTACCCCGATCGGAAATTCCTGCTGTTACCCATATAGATTACAGTGCAAGAATACAAACTGTTGATGGTAAATTTAATAATAAATACTACGGAATGATTAGGAGATTTTACGAAAAGACGGGATGTCCTGTAATTGTGAATACCAGTTTCAACGTCAGAGG
This window contains:
- a CDS encoding carbamoyltransferase, which codes for MYILGISAYYHDSAAVLLQDGIIEAAAQEERFTRKKHDHEFPHKAVQYCLSEAGISMDQVEHVVFYDKPLTKFDRMLETYFSFIPQGWQSFSAAMPVWLKQKLHLRKIIKKELKWEGKLLFTEHHEAHAASAFFPSPFKEGALICFDGVGEWATTSWGVGKGNRVELKQEIKFPHSIGLLYSAFTYYTGFKVNSGEYKVMGLAPYGDPKYVDLILDELIDLKEDGSFRLKMEYFNYCQGLTMTNSNFDRLFGGPPRKQESKLTQREMDIAASIQKVTEEVMLRIGMHVYKETGMKNLCLAGGVALNCVGNGRLLREGPFEHIWIQPAAGDAGGALGAALTIWYHYLDSPRASNGCSDSQYGSYLGPKYSMDEVKDFLVNNSYPYKELSDKALYEEVVNRLEEGKVIGWFEGRMEFGPRALGARSIIGDARNPEMQKKMNLKIKYRESFRPFAPSVLLEHVSEWFDFEGESPYMLMVASVKEDKRIPMTEAQMKLFGIEKLNVPRSEIPAVTHIDYSARIQTVDGKFNNKYYGMIRRFYEKTGCPVIVNTSFNVRGEPIVSSPEDAYKCFMRTEMDLLVLENCVLEKIKQPSWEEKTDWKTEYGLD